The Planctomycetota bacterium region CGCCTGCCTCGGTAAAATCGGGCCTTCTCGTTACGCACGGTGGCGATGCCGTGGGGTGTCGTATCGTGCAGGAACCAAGCACCGCTCATGAAGTCCAAAGTCCGCATCGGCGCTGTCAATTACCTGAACACCAAGCCGTTGATCTTCGGCTTCAGGCAGCTTGCGCCCCAGGCCGAGTTGGTGCTCGATTTACCCAGCCGGCTGGCCGATCGTTTGGCCGACGGCGAGCTCGACGTGGCGCTGATCCCGTCGATCGAGTTCTTCCAGCATCCTGAGTACACGATTGTTTCGGACGCTTGCATTGGCTGTCGCGGGCCGGTGCTGAGCGTCAAGTTGTTCTGCCGCGTGCCGGCCGCCCAGGTCCATAGCGTGGCGCTCGATGTCGGCTCGCGAACCAGCGCCGCGTTGACACAAATCCTGCTGCACGAGCGGTATGGTATTCGTCCCGAGATCGAGCCGTTGCCGCTCGGTGCGACGCCGGCCGACACCAATGCCGACGCGGTGCTGTTGATTGGCGATCGGGCCATGCGCGCCGGCGTGCAGCCTTCGGCCGAGGTTTGGGATCTGGGGGATGAATGGTGCCGCTGGGCGGAACTGCCGTTCGTGTTTGCCATGTGGGTGGCCCGGCCGGGCGTGGACCTGACAGGAGTTGACGAGGCCTTGGCCGCGGCGCGCGACGCCGGCGTGGCGAACTTGCCCGAGATCGCTCGGCGCGAGGCGGCGCCGCTCGGCCTGTCGCAGCCCGAGTGCCTGGGCTATCTGCGTGACAACTTGTACTTCTACCTGGGCGAGCGCGAGCGGCGCGGCCTGGAATTGTTCTATCGGTTGGCGCGCGATCTGAAGCTGGCGCCGGCGGGAGTCGAAATTGGTTGCACCGGTTGATCAGATCCTGAGCGCCGCGGTCGATGGCCGCCGACTTACGCCCGATGAAGGTCTCGAACTGCTCAAGTCGCACGACTTGACCGCGCTGGCGCGCGCGGCCGACGCGGTGACGCGCCGGCTCCATCCCGAGCCGTACCGGACGTATAACATCGACCGGAATATCAACTACACGAACGTCTGCTCGGCGGTCTGTGATTTCTGCGCGTTCTATCGGCCGCCGAAGTCGGAAGAAGGCTACGTGCTCGAGCGGGCCGACCTGCTGAAGAAGATTCAAGAGACGGTCGACCTCGGCGGCGATCAAATCCTGATGCAAGGGGGCATGAACCCGGCCCTGCCGATCGAGTGGTACGAAGAACTGCTGCGCGACATTAAGAGCCACTTCCCCCAGGTCAACATCCACGGCTTTTCGCCACCCGAGATTTACGCGCTGCACAAGCTGTCGAAGCTCTCGGTGCGCACGGTTCTCGAACGCTTAAAGGCGGCGGGCTTGGGCAGCTTGCCCGGCGGCGGCGCTGAAATCCTGGTCGATCGTGTCCGCAATGAGCTGACCCGCGGCAAGGTGATGAGCGACGACTGGTTGAATGTCTGCCGCACCTGGCACGAAATAGGGGGCATCGGCTCGGCGACAATGATGTTCGGCCATGTCGAAACCCTGGCTGAGCGCATCGAGCATTTGGAGCGCATCCGCCAGTTGCAGGACGAGACGCGCGGCTTTTCCGCGTTTATCTGCTGGACCTTCCAACCCGAGAACACGCCGCTGGCCCATCTGCCCAAAGTCGGCTCGTTCGAGTACTTGAAGACGCAGGCCGTCGCGCGATTGTACCTGGACAATGTGCCGAACATTCAGTCAAGCTGGGTCACGCAGGGGTTGAAGATCGGCCAGTTGGCACTGCTGTTCGGGGCCAACGACATGGGCAGCCTGATGATCGAGGAAAACGTGGTGGCTTCGGCCGGCACGGTCCATTACCTGACGCTCGAGCAAATCCGCGACGCGATCCGCGAAATCGGTTTTATCCCCCGCCAGCGCAACGTCTTTTATCAACTCATCGACCAGCCCCCCGAGATG contains the following coding sequences:
- a CDS encoding menaquinone biosynthesis protein gives rise to the protein MKSKVRIGAVNYLNTKPLIFGFRQLAPQAELVLDLPSRLADRLADGELDVALIPSIEFFQHPEYTIVSDACIGCRGPVLSVKLFCRVPAAQVHSVALDVGSRTSAALTQILLHERYGIRPEIEPLPLGATPADTNADAVLLIGDRAMRAGVQPSAEVWDLGDEWCRWAELPFVFAMWVARPGVDLTGVDEALAAARDAGVANLPEIARREAAPLGLSQPECLGYLRDNLYFYLGERERRGLELFYRLARDLKLAPAGVEIGCTG
- the mqnC gene encoding dehypoxanthine futalosine cyclase, giving the protein MVAPVDQILSAAVDGRRLTPDEGLELLKSHDLTALARAADAVTRRLHPEPYRTYNIDRNINYTNVCSAVCDFCAFYRPPKSEEGYVLERADLLKKIQETVDLGGDQILMQGGMNPALPIEWYEELLRDIKSHFPQVNIHGFSPPEIYALHKLSKLSVRTVLERLKAAGLGSLPGGGAEILVDRVRNELTRGKVMSDDWLNVCRTWHEIGGIGSATMMFGHVETLAERIEHLERIRQLQDETRGFSAFICWTFQPENTPLAHLPKVGSFEYLKTQAVARLYLDNVPNIQSSWVTQGLKIGQLALLFGANDMGSLMIEENVVASAGTVHYLTLEQIRDAIREIGFIPRQRNVFYQLIDQPPEMAVAAAC